A window of Enterobacter ludwigii genomic DNA:
GAGGCGATTTTTGCGTTTGGGAAGCTATGTCGGTTATCTGCAATCCCCGACTGGCGAGTCAATTGAAATTCTGCCAAAAACCACTCTTGACGTTCCCGTCGAAATAGTCCCTCTGCGTCAGCTTTTACGCCGAATGCTTAGTGCCTCTACCGGAATTGCACCTCGTGAGGCGAGCCAGGCGGTATTGCAACGTAGTGACCAGCCTCTACATGAATGGATAATCAGTGAGTTTTTGCGACATCTTGCTGATTTAGTTCGCAAAGGACTGCGTTTCGATTATCACCTCATTGAGGATGAGCATAGTGCGTTCATCCGTGGTCAATTGGATGTCACTGCGCAAATGAGAATGCCTCCGGGCAGAGGCACTCATTTTCATGTGCGTTATGCTGAGTTTTCCCCTCAGCGTATCGAAAATCGCCTGTTACGGACTGCTTTAGACTGGACTCTCAAAATGACCAGACAAGGGCAGAGCTGGAGGCAGGCAAATTCACTTAGCCACCAACTGGATGGCATAGTGCCGATCTCTGGCAGTACAACACTTTCAATGAGGCAGTGGAGTGACGGTAAATATCTCTTTGGCTATCGCGCGATAAAGCCGTGGTGCCAGCTCATTCTTGAACAGATGAATCCAGATTTTCAATATGGATTGCATCAGGGAATATCTTTGCTGTTCCCTATGGAGAAGTTATATGAGGGCTGGGTAGGATACGGTCTGGCTGGAGCGTTGCATCACGATTACCAGCTTATTGAGCAGACTAAGAGCCAGTACTTGTTAGAACATGTTCCTGTTGGCGAAAAGTTATCTCAACGATGGTTCATGCTTAAACCTGACTTTCTTATCACCGGCGAGCAGACGGTGGTTATGGATGCTAAATGGAAGCTATTAGATAGCAGAGCTGATGATGCTCTAAGGAAGTATGAAATCAGCCAGTCGGACCTGTATCAGATGTTCGCCTATGGGCAAAAGTATCTTCATGGGAAAGGCAAAATGATGCTGATTTATCCGCGTCATCAGTACTTTGCTGCGCCATTACCGGTGTTCCATTTTGACGAAGATTTATCTCTATGGTGTGTGCCCTTTGACCTTGAATCTGGTGGATTGGTGAAAGGCGAATGGCAGGATTCGTTCAGTTGCTTCCCTGAAGATGAGCCTGAAGTCATTTATGATGAGCAACAAAACAGCCACGCATTTCACGAATATTAAAGGGAGACAGAATCATGGCTTATAAAGATTTCTATCATCTAATGTTGGAGTATTTTTCCCACCCCGTCGAGCTGATCACTGGATCAAGGAATGTTCCTTTCACTCTCTACACTGAAGAGCAAAAGCTGTTTGTTCGAAATGGAAAAGATAATATTAGCCGTATCGATCCCAAAGAGGTTGCAGCATTTGTTGAGCGGTTTGAAGAAGCTGAAAGTTTGTTAGCGAAAGACTACCAGGATGTGACTTTCAAAGCCTCCTATCTTCTGGCTGCGATGAAATATATTACTGATCGTAATGCCTCCGTTGTGCGATTTCACAGTGAAGAACTCGATAACAGCGAAGTGCAATATAAAAACTGGCTGAATGCAAACCCTGAAGGCTATGTTTTAAATTTGCGTAAAAGAAGTGAAATAAGCGGTGAGATGGATCCTTCAAATTCAACTTTCCTGCATTCTGCCGGTTGCTCTTCAGTAAATAATGAACGTAGTTACACTCACTCTGAGCCATTCACGGGTAATGAATACTTTAAGATTTGCTCAGCAAATTTTTATGCGCTCGAGCAAGAAGCCATGAGAATAACAAAGCTTAGTATTGTGAAACGGCATTCTTGTTTAAAGAGTCACATTCGTTAATATGAGGTATTATGACATCTGAAATCATCCCTGTATCGCAACACATCGAACTGCGCGCCGTTGAAGAGCGCTACGCCGCCGAACTGCACAACCTCGTCGTCAAAAACAGAGCTTTTCTGCAAACCGCCTTTGACTGGGCGCAGCACGTGGGCAGCGAAGAAGATACCCGCCGTAACGTGCAGAGTAACCAGATGCTGCACCAGCGCGGCTACGCCAAAATGTTTTTGATCTTTAAGGATGATGGGCTGGTCGGCGTGCTGTCGTTTAACACGATTGAACCGGCCAACAAAGCCGGGTACATCGGCTACTGGCTGGATGAAGCGCATCAAGGGCAGGGGATCCTCTCTCAGTCATTGCAGGCGTTTACGCGTTACTACGCTGAACGCGGTGAAATCCGTCGTTTTGTGATTAAGTGTCGGGTCGCGAATCAGCACAGCAACAATGTTGCCCTGCGCAACGGTTTTACGCTGGAAGGTTGCCTGCGGGAAGCGGAA
This region includes:
- a CDS encoding McrC family protein, whose amino-acid sequence is MMIQVREYALLTCDNSQPASMDLGIVSEATFSWLEQLQQKWSGTSQILSREGRRFLRLGSYVGYLQSPTGESIEILPKTTLDVPVEIVPLRQLLRRMLSASTGIAPREASQAVLQRSDQPLHEWIISEFLRHLADLVRKGLRFDYHLIEDEHSAFIRGQLDVTAQMRMPPGRGTHFHVRYAEFSPQRIENRLLRTALDWTLKMTRQGQSWRQANSLSHQLDGIVPISGSTTLSMRQWSDGKYLFGYRAIKPWCQLILEQMNPDFQYGLHQGISLLFPMEKLYEGWVGYGLAGALHHDYQLIEQTKSQYLLEHVPVGEKLSQRWFMLKPDFLITGEQTVVMDAKWKLLDSRADDALRKYEISQSDLYQMFAYGQKYLHGKGKMMLIYPRHQYFAAPLPVFHFDEDLSLWCVPFDLESGGLVKGEWQDSFSCFPEDEPEVIYDEQQNSHAFHEY
- the rimL gene encoding 50S ribosomal protein L7/L12-serine acetyltransferase produces the protein MTSEIIPVSQHIELRAVEERYAAELHNLVVKNRAFLQTAFDWAQHVGSEEDTRRNVQSNQMLHQRGYAKMFLIFKDDGLVGVLSFNTIEPANKAGYIGYWLDEAHQGQGILSQSLQAFTRYYAERGEIRRFVIKCRVANQHSNNVALRNGFTLEGCLREAEFLNGHFDDVNIYGKIYTL